The Mariprofundus sp. NF genome segment CACCTCAGCATCAAGACCACCGATGCCTGAGATATCTTCAATCGCGCAGTAGGCCAGATCTTCAAGACTGAAGAAACCTTCATCTACCAGTACGGCAGCGAAATCCTCATCAACATCGAGCCCTTCCTGGAATACAACCTTGGCACTGGCGATCTCTTCAGAGCGACGCTCTTTCTCTTCGCCCGCACTCATCAGCTCAATACCCCAGCCGGTCAGCTCGGATGCCAGACGCACGTTCTGACCACGACGGCCAATGGCGATCGCCAGGTTCTCTTCGCTCACAGCTACTTCAATGGTGTTGGTCGCTTCATCAACCAGTACACGTTCGATCTCTGCCGGAGCCAGTGCATTGACAACAAACACAGCCGGATCTTCAGTCCACTCGATAATATCGATCTTCTCGCCGTGCAGCTCATTAACAACAGCCTGCACACGGGCACCACGCATACCTACGCAGGCACCGACAGGGTCAACAGCCGCATCGGTAGAGATCACAGCAATCTTACTGCGTGAGCCGGGATCGCGAGCGATCGCCTGAATAGCGACTACACCATCTTCAATCTCAGGCACTTCCTGTTCAAATAGACGTAAGACCATGCCTGCATCAGAACGGGAGATGAATACCAATGGTCCTTTGGTCTGGTTACGTACTTCGCGCAGATAGGCACGAACACGGTCGCCCTGACGGAAAGTTTCACGCGGCAGCAGATCTTCACGGTACATCACAGCTTCGCCGCGACCCAGATCAACATAGACATTGCCACGCTCAACGCGCTTCACGATACCGGTAATCAACTCACCCACACGTGGCTCATACTCAGCGATCACACGATCACGCTCAGCCTCACGAATCTTCTGGTTAATGACCTGTTTGGCGGTCTGGGCAGCAATACGACCCAATTCAATCGGTGGAAGTGCTTCACGGAACTCAGTGCCGATCTCAGCAGCCGGATCAATCTCCTGACCCTGCTCAAGGGTAAGATGATTCTCTTCCTCTTCAAACTCTTCTTCTATCACAACGGTGCGAACGTGGAAGAGACGAATCTCGCCTGTCATGCGATCAATCTCCGCCAGCACTTCTTTGCCCGGATAGGTTCTACGCGCAGCGGTCTTAAGCGCCTGTTCCATCGCTTCAAGTACCAGCTCGCGCTCTACTGATTTTTCACGTGCGACTGCATCCGCAACTGCTAATATTTCTACATTCATGCTCGCATCTCACTCACTCACAATTCAGTCTTTATTTTCTACTGGAAACTTCTTTCCAGTTAATTGCCCGTACCACTTTGGTAATCTCATTCAAGAAGATCACCTCGTCATGCTTATCAGATGGACGTTTGCCCTCAACCTGCAGGGTAAAGCCATCTCCCGACGCCAGTGGGCCGAGGTTTCTGCCCTCAACCGTTCTGCCATCGACAAAGTAGGCTTTCACCCAATTACCGTTATAACGTTCAAAGTCAGCCATTGTCTCAAAGGCGTAATCCAGCCCCGGAGATGTTACTTCAAGGCGGTAGGCACCCGGGATCAGATCCTCAGCATCAAGCTGCAGTGCAAGTCCCCTGCTAACCCGTGCCAGTATATCGGAGTCCACACCACCGGTCTGGTCCACCATCACACGCAGCAACTGGTTACGGCCACTACCCAAGCTTATCTTGATAATATCAAGACCTAGCTCTTCGGTAATCGGCTCCAGCAACGCACGAATCACTTCTTCCAACGTTATACCACCTCTGGGACTGCTAACAGAAATTCTGATTGCAGACCCATTAAAACAAAAAAAGCGGGCCGCGGCCCACTTTTAACGACGCGAAGCATAGCCCCGTTCTTAGAGATTGCAATGTTATTATATAGCGTGTGGAGAGTAACAACAGATTAAAACAGTAGAATTTTCAGCCCGATCAGAATCAACACAACACCACCAAACAGCTCCGCCCTGCTCTCCAGCCATGTACCACTGCGATAACCGATAAATACGCCCAGCCAGCTGAACAGAAATGTGGTCACGGCAATGATCAGACAGGCGGAGAGTGCATTGACCTCCAGCAGTGTTAACGAAAAACCTGCAGCCATGGCATCGATACTGGTAGCGATGGCCAGCATCAGCATCACCCGGTTACTGGTTGAGGTGATCTCCTCCTCCACCCCTTCACAGAACGATTCATAGATCATCTTGCCGCCAATCAGCAGCAACAGGCCAAAAGCGATCCATGCGGCATAACCTTCAACCCAGCCCAACACACCCTTGCCACCGAGATAACCGATCAGTGGCATCAAGCCCTGAAACAGACCGAACCAGATACCCGCCTTAAGCGCCAGGGCTGCAAGCTTCTGCTTCTCCTCTTTCGAACCTAAACCGATAGAGACAGCAAATGCATCCATAGCGAGTGCAACAGCCAGAAACAGAACTTCAATCAAGGGGACTCTCCCGAAAATAAGATGGTCGCATTCTGCCTATGGAAGCGGATTTGAATAGACTAATAACAACCAGAGCAGCCGGTTCATCTATAGATTAAACTTTAACCATTTATTTTATCATGCTGTTTTATAAATGTTTTTTACACTAAATGTAATCAACCAAAAAAAGGTGTGGCACTCATGATAAGTGCCACACCATAGCGCAGAAACATCTGTGGTTGATGATTCCCTACTTGCTACTTACCTCAATCGCATCCCTGATTGCATCGAGTCTCTTTTCACCAACACCTTTCACGTTGGTTAACTCATCGACAGATTTAAACGATCCATGTTCACTTCGGTACGCCTCAATGGCTGCTGCTGTACTAGGGCCAATCCCCGGTAACGCCTGCAGCTGCTCTATTGTTGCTGTATTCAAATTGATGCGATCGCCAGCAGTAACTGGCCCTGCAATCATGAACAAAGCAACAAACAGAGACAGTAGTAGATGTTTTATTTTCATATCTATCCTCCTGTGTCGTATCTGTTGCCGGACTATCCTGTTCCAGACAATGAGTTACTATTATAGCAAACTATATCCGGATTGTAATAGTGGTTTATAACCTGCTTAGAGAAAAAGAGTGTAAGCCTTTGGTAAGCAAATCCGGTAAGACTAAAGAGGTTGCGAAGTGAATCCTGAAAACCTGAGTACTGAAGCACTGCACATATTCAACAACTTACCTTCTGAACTACAGCAGGAGGTTTTACAGCTGTGCGAACTGCACTCGGAAAATGAAGCGATCTATCTCACCGCCCTGCGCAACATGGATGAGCGCGAGAAGCGCAAATTCCTATTCCGCTTAAGCAGGATAAAACATGGACTTTAAAGTTAATTGATTAAGAAGATTAGATAGTTATAAGCTCTTTTGTGATCCACACAGTTTATCCACAATGGCCTCTACAAGACCGCTCTGGGCTTCAATTTGCTGCTCCAGAACCCACAGAGGCTTGTCATCCGGCCAATACGGTTTGAGCTTCACCGCATCTTTGGCTGTGGTCACGATCGAAGCATGGTTTTGTAACAGTCTCTGAATATCCTGCGTTGAATAAGCGTGGTGATCATCAAAACTCAGATGTTCGCCCACCTCATAACCCAGTGCTTTGAGATCCCTTAAGACCCGCCAGGACCTGGCAACACCCGTGACCAGACAAACCGGCCTGGAAGCTTCCAGCAGGAAATCGCCTTCGCTGTTCCAATCCCGAAGCAGGCCTGCTTTGGCCGACCAACTCCACTCTTTCTGCGTTGATAAAGGCCTGCAATCGGACGGACCACTGCGCACAATAAGATCGGCCCGATCCAGCGCGGAGAGAGGCTCTCTTAATGGACCGGCAGGAAGCAGGCCTCCGTTGCCTACCCCCTCGGATGGCACCAGCACAATGTCGCAAACACGTTCCAGCTGCCGATACTGAAAGCCATCATCGAGAATAAGGATATCCCCATAATCTGCGGCCAGCGATGCGCCGCTCACACGGTCACGACCTGCAATCACCGGGCAACCACTTAAACGGTAGAGCAGCAGCGCTTCATCACCCACCTCATGGGCTTTGGAGTATTCAGAGATCAGGTGCGGCGTTTGATTGTTTGCCCCATCCCCTCGTGATAACAGCACAGGATTGAAGCCCTGTTTTTTCAGCTCATTAGCCAGCCACACCACAAAAGGTGTTTTACCACTGCCACCGACAGTGATATTTCCAACTGAAATCATAGGAATGGCAGGTTTAACAGCCTGTTTCAGCCGCTGCCTCTGAACCATGTTCGACACCAGGGCATAAATCACAGAGATACCAGAGAGCACCGCATTAGGCTTTCGCCTGCTGTTCCACCACATATACTCAATACGCTGATGCAGCATTCACTCTCACCTCTATGAACCTGATGCCGAACCTAATCCTCACTCCTCCTTTCATCTACCTCCTCTTCGCAGCAAACCAAACAAATTATTTTGCTTTTACCTGCCATTCAGGCAGTCCTGACCTATGCTATCTTATGAGACTGCAACAGCAGTGAAGAGAGATTCACTATTGCAGAAATGCGAATGCTAACTCATAGTGTCGTACTGGATTAACAAACCTCCATAACTACTTGATAGGTTTCGTTAATTTGACCTGGTTTCGGCAACGGTTTTGCACTGCCAGGAGGGTGTGGAGGGAGTAGATGGGAAATTTTCAAATGGTCATTCAGGATGACTCCGCTGAATTAACTGATGCACTGCTCACAACCCGGCGCTATTCCGATAGCCAGATTGAGGCGCAGGCGACTCAACTTCTCAGAGAGCTGTGGCAAAACAGAGAACAGATTTGGGGTTGGAGTCCAACTGACGCAACCATCGTTATTGATCCGGCCAAAGGGTTGGAACTGCTGGGTTATGACTTCTTTCTCGAAGAGGAGCTGGCCACCTACGATTCTGATCAGGGCCATGTTCAGGTTGCAGGTGTTATCAACAGAGACACCAAAAGAGTTCACCTCTCCAAGCGCTTTCCGATGAGTGTGCTCTCCTTCACCGCTGCCCATGAGTTGGGTCATGCTGTCTTACATGAGATTAGTGGATCACTACATCGCGACAGGCCTCTGAACGGGGAGTCGATAGCAAGAGATCCCATAGAGCGGGAAGCTGACAAGTTCGCCACCTTCTTTCTTATGCCAGCCAAATTGGTCAAAGCACGTTTTATTGAACTCTTTGGCACTGAAAGCTTCGTATTAACTGAAGATAGCGCTTTTGCACTGACCTGCGACTCGTTAAGCAAGCTGAAGAAAAAACATAAAACACGCCGTGATATCTCCCGACTGCTTGCCGGCACCAAAAGTTATGGCGGACGCAATGTCTATTCACTGGCAGATCAGTTCCGTGTCTCTGTTGAAGCCATCGCCATTCGCCTTGAGGAGTTATCCCTGATTCAGGACCCTGCAGCGCGCTCCTGACGGGTCTCTCCCCTCTCTGCAAAATCCACTGAGATAACCGTTCAGCTCTCCGGAACCTCTTTTACAACAACATGTTTGGCGCCACAAACGGAGCAGTGAAAGCGATGCGCTTCTTTGGCAAGCGCTTCAACAGATTCAAACGGCGTTCGCGGCAGTATCTTCGCCACGTCCTGCTGGAAATCACACGCTTTGCAGTATAAGAAATAGGTTGGTTGATTATCTGGCATCTTCTGACTCCACAGTGACGATGTACTTTTCATCTGGGGCATAAGTTCCAAGCCATGTGCCCGTTTTGATCATCTCATTCGACGTCTGAATCGTAATAAACTCAGGTTCATCGGTGCTTTCATATCTGATTTCCATAGGCCGATTACTATAACGATTTTGACAAATTTTCTAAGCAAAAATCTTGAATCCACCTCAATTGGTACACAAATCTGCACGAGCAAGCAGTGGCGTTCCCGCTGCGCGTATATACAACTAACTATATTGATGCTGATATAGAGTCATTTTCTGTTTGGTGCGTGTTGTGATCTGATGCTGGAGCTTCGAGGCCTGACCAGCCTCCCAAGCCCTGCTAAGGTTGCAGACTCACAGGAGTTGGAATTGGAAGAGAGACCGATTAAACATATTTGTGACGCTATTGAAGTGGCGCATGCGAAGATTCAGAAGGATTTCGATCATATCAATCCCGTTGTCGGGTTGATTAACCGGATGCGCGAACACGGCATTCCGGCTGATCTGATGACCATAGATTGTCTGAAGAGTGGCAAGCGCATTCTGGTTATGGTGCATGACAGCCAGCCGGAGATCGCCAACTACCAGTTCTGCCGCCGTGATGAAGACCCCAGTGATGAATTTGTGAGCATTGCAATCAAAAGCCTGACCGCCCAAACGCTCTATGAGTGGATGAGGGAGACCTTTTCAACAGCAGATTCAGAGGAAAGCATCTAAAGGGTAGCGTCCCCTCTTAATTCAATCGGGTGGCCTTTTTTGGTTATGTGTCAAGTATAAGTCAAGTTATGTGTCAGCCTTGCACAGCATCACTCTGACATGTGTTGATTCCCGTACTAAAAACCAACAAAACTAAAGATACAAGGCCTATCTTTGTACCATTCGACCCGCATAAAAAGAAAAAGCACCCTGAAATTCAGAGTGCTTTATTACTTCAACGACCAGTCATAAAGGATGGTTTTATCAGGCCTCTATAGACTTCATGCCACCCATGTAGGGTTGCAAAACAGAAGGCACTTTTACAGAACCATCTTCCTGCCAGTAGTTCTCAAGGATCGCTACGAGCGTGCGGCCGATGGCCAGACCTGAGCCGTTCAGGGTTGCTACCGGTTGTGGCTTGCCACCCTCTTCGCGGTAGCGGATACCTGCCCTTCTGCCCTGAAACTGGCCGAAGGATGAGCATGAACTAATCTCGCGATAGCAGTTTTGCGACGGCAACCACACTTCCAGATCGAAGGTTAACTGCGAGCTGAAACCGACATCGGCGGTGCAGAGTTTTACGGTACGATATGGCAACTCCAGCGCTTCCAGTACTGCCTGGGCATGACCAACGAGCTCATCGAGATCAGATAACGCACGTTCAGGGGTGGTGATATGCACCAACTCCACCTTATCGAATTGATGCTGGCGGATAATACCGCGCTCATCCCTACCTGCAGAACCGGCTTCACGGCGGAAGCATGGGGTATAAGCACAATGCCGCTTAGGTAGTTCTGAAATATCGAGGATTTTATCCTGATAGAGATTGGTTACCGGCACTTCTGCGGTTGGAATCAGGTATTGATCCTCCCCTTCCAACTTATAGAGATCATCGGCAAATTTGGGCAGCTGACCTGTACCGGTCATGGTTTTGGAGTTGGCAATGGCTGGAACCCACACCTCCTCGTACCCATGTCTGTCGGCATGCAGATCGAGCATAAACTGCATCAGAGCGCGTTCCATACGTGCTGCGGCACCTTTAATGACAGTAAAACGACTTCCGGCCAGTGTGGCGCCAGCCTCAAAATCGAGAATGCCGAGATCCGTACCGATATCCCAATGGGGTGGAACCTTATCAGTGCGTGGTGTGCCCCAACGGCTTATCTCGACATTATCATCTTCGCTCTCACCATTTGGAACCGACTCATGCAGCGGATTGGGAATCTCAAGCAGTGCTGCGGCAAATTCAGCTTCCGCCTCTTTACTCAGCGCATCAAGCTCTTTCACACGTCGGGAGACCTCCCCCATCGCGGCGATCTCAGCCGAGGCATCTTCGCCTTTGCCTTTCTTCATGCCGATCGCTTTGGAGGCGCGATTACGCTCCGCCTGCTGTGTCTCTGATTCGGTTTTCAGCTCACGCTGCTTCACATCAAGTGCAGCCACACGCGCCCATGCCGAACCCTCTGCTACAACATCACCACCACGACGGGCAATGGCTGCCTGCAGGGCCTCAAAATCGCGACGAATCGCCTGTCTGTCTATCATTCTTCAGTTGCTCCAGTCTCTTCGGCTCCACTCTCATCAGTTCCAGCAGCGCTCTCTTCAGTGCCTTCTACGCTTCCCTCTACAGTTCCATCTTCGAGGGCATCTTCGAGGGCATCTTCGAGGGCATCTTCAGCTCCTTCTAACAGGGCCTCTTCAGACTCGTCATCACCGCGATCAACCACAGGTGCCGCACCAATAACGCGCTCTTTCTTATCACAACCGATCAGGGTTACACCCTGCGTGTTACGGCCAATCACAGAGACGCCATCCATCTTGATTCGAACCAGACGACCGGAATCGGTCATCATCATCACCTGATCTTCATCGGTCACCAGCAGTGCAGCGATCATATTACCGTTGCGACCACCTGTTTTCAGTGTGAAGACACCCTGTCCACCACGTTTCTGCACGTTGTACTCGGAGATCGAGGTACGTTTACCATAACCATTCTCAGAAACCGCCAGCAGTGAGGCGCTATCGTTCACCAGCGTCATCGAGATCAGATGTTCACCTGTTGGCATACGCATACCGGTTACACCGCGTGTAGAGCGTCCCATCGGCCTGGCATCCGATTCGGAGAAGCGGATCGCTTTACCGTTACTGGCGCAGAGCATCACATCCTGCTCACCATTGGATACAGTCACACCGATCAGACCATCATCATCATCGATCTTAATGGCGATAATACCGTTGGTACGGATATTCTGATATTCGGAGAGGCGGGTTTTTTTGATCACACCATTTCTGGTGGCCATAATAATGTACTGGTCACCCTCAAAGTCACGAATCGCCAACGTAGCTGAGATCTTCTCACCCTTCTCCACCGGCAGCAGATTAATCAGCGCTTTACCACGTGTGGCACGTCCGGCCTGTGGCACTTCATACACCTTCTTGCGGAACACACGGCCACGATCAGAGAAGAAGAGCAGATAGTCATGGGTAGATGCCACCATCAACTGCGCTACAAAATCCTCATCTTTGGTGGTCATGGCTGTTTTGCCTTTACCACCACGGCGCTGAGCACGGTAGAGGGAGGTGGCATTTCGCTTGATATAACCCTCATTGGAGATGGTCACGACCATATCCTCTTCAGTGATCAGATCCTCAACCGAGAGCTCGGCAGTCTCATCCATAATGATCGAGCGGCGCACATCGGCATATTTATCACGTACCATCTCCAGCTCTTCAACGATCACAGCCATCAGCAGCTTCTCATCTGCCAGAATCGCTTTAAGGTGGTCAATCAGCTTCTGCAGCTCATCAAACTCAGCCTGAATCTTGTCGCGTTCAAGGCCGGTGAGACGATGCAGACGCATATCGAGAATCGCCTGTGACTGTTTATCCGACAGACCGAAACGGGCCATCAGCCCCTCTTTGGCTTCAGCCGGCGTCTGGCTGGCACGGATCAGCTTGATCACCTCATCGATATTATCCAGAGCAATCAGCAACCCTTCCAGGATATGGGCACGTGCTTCAGCTTTGGCCAGATCAAACAGGCAGCGACGTGTCACCACCTGACGACGATGATCGAGGAAGTGCAGCAGCAGTTCGCGCACGCCGCAGAGTTTCGGCTGACCATCGACAAGCGCGAGCAGGTTACAGCTGAAGTTGCACTGCAGTTGCGTATGTTTGTAGAGGTTATTAAGTACAACCTCAGGAATCTCGTTGCGTTTAAGCTCAATACAGATGCGCATGCCGTCACGATCGGACTCATCACGCAGATCGGAGATCCCCTCCAGCTTCTTATCACGTACCAGATGGGCGATATTTTCGATCAGATTGGCTTTATTCACCTGATACGGCAGCTCGGCAATGATCAGTGCCTGACGTTTGGTTTTGGCGTTCTCTTCCACCATCGCTTTGGCACGCATGGTGACTGAACCACGGCCGGAGATGAATGCATCACGAATGCCCTTACGCCCATAGATGAAACCGCCGGTCGGGAAATCGGGACCGGGCATAATCTGCATCAGCTCATCATCATCAACATCGGGATTGGCAACCAGTTCGATACAGGCATTGATCGCTTCACCGAGATTATGCGGTGGAATATTGGTAGCCATACCCACAGCAATACCCTGTGAACCATTGACCAGCAGGTTGGGATACTTGGCTGGCATCACCTTCGGCTCTTTCAGCGACTCATCATAGTTGGGGGCAAAATCAACGGTGTTTTTATCGATATCAGCCAGCAGCTCAGCTGCCAGCTTACTCATACGCGCTTCTGTGTATCGCATTGCCGCCGGTGAATCACCATCGACAGAACCGAAGTTACCCTGACCATCAATCAGCAGATGACGCATGCTCCATGGCTGCGCCATACGCACCATGGCATCATAAACTGCCGAGTCACCATGCGGATGGTATTTACCGATTACATCACCAACCACACGCGCCGATTTCTTATACGGCTTGTCATGGGTACAACCCAGATCCTGCATGGCAAAAAGAATACGGCGATGTACCGGTTTCAAGCCATCTCTGGCATCGGGCAGTGCACGACCTACGATCACGCTCATGGCGTAATCGAGGTAGGAGCGTTTCATCTCGTCTTCGATCAGTACGGGTATGGCAGGATTCAGTGTCTCTTCCATCTATTCAGCCTCGATATCTCTTTTTCGATTATTTTCTGTCTCTATCTTTCTATTGCGGCAAACTCTGATCTGTTGTTCAGAGAATCCTATGTTAAATGGTGCCCTCGACACGATTCGAACGTGTGGCCTGCCGCTTAGGAGGCGGCCGCTCTATCCAGCTGAGCTACGAGGGCGAAAATCGCGATGAATCATAGCGGTTTCGCAAGCGAACTGCACGGTCGAACATCACATAATCGGAGTTAATCGTAGCTGATCAGGCTATCCACTTTGACACTGTCCAGCGCACCCCTGCCATCAAGAAATCCGAGCTCAATGGCAAACAGACAGCTATCCACCTCAGCACCCAGTTTTCGCACCAGCTCAACCGTTGCCGCAGCGGTGCCACCAGTAGCCAGCAGATCATCGACGATGACCACTTTATGGCCGTGACTTAAGGCATCCCGATGAATCTCCAGCCGGTCCACACCATACTCAAGCTCATACTCTACCGAGTGAATATCGGCAGGCAGCTTACCCGGTTTACGCACCGTCACCAGTCCGAGTCCAAGCTTAAAGGCCAGTGCAGCACCAAAGATAAAACCTCTGGATTCAACACCGACAATAGCATCCACATCAGGCCCAACCCGCTCAGCCATCTGATCAATCACCTGCGCAAATGCAGCACCATTGGCCAGCATCGGTGTGATATCCTTAAATATAATGCCCGGCTTGGGAAAGTCCGGCACATCACGAATACAATCCTGCCAGCTCATGACATCTTCACCCATCAGATAATCTCCTCAAAATCGACATGTTCACTATCTACCATACGGCGCAGCTTCTGCAGTGCTGCCACCTGAATCTGGCGAATGCGCTCGCGTGTGACACCCATATGTTCACCAATCGCCTCAAGTGTCCAGGCATCATCGGGCGTGCCCAGCCCATAACGCAGGCGAACCACCTCCCGCTCCTTCGGTGTTAAGCGTTGCATCCACGCCTTTAACATCTCATTGCGACGCGTCTGCTCCATATGCTGGCTTGGCGATATGGCATCCTCATCTTCTGTAATATCGTAAAGGGTAAAATCACCCTCTTCATGCAGCATATCATCGGCACTCTCGGTGGTCAGCGAGCTGCACAACAGACTCTGCACCTTGGCCAGTGGAATCTGCAGCTTCTCCGCCACCTCCATCTCGGTGGCTTCGCGTCCCAACGTCACGCGCAACTTGTTGGCGCAATTCATCACCGCATTATACTCTTTGGCAATGTGCACCGGCAGGCGAATGGTGCGTGCCTGATTCATAATCGCCCGCTCCACCGACTGACGAATCCACCAGGTCGCATAGGTGGAGAAACGGCAGCCATAAGCGGCATCAAACTTCTCAACCGCCCGCATCAGCCCGATATTACCCTCTTCAATCAGATCCCCAAGGGCCAGACCACGATGCATATAGCGGCGGGCAATCTTCACCACCAGTCGCAGATTAGTCTGGATCATCTGTTGGCGGGCATCCTCATCGCCATCAGCAATGCGAACCGAGAGTGATACCTCCTCTTCAGGGGACAGCAGCTCATAACGGGAGATCTCCCGCATATACATTGCCATCGGCTCAAGGCTGAGCTGCTTAGCCATCGGCCTCTAACTCCTCTGAAAAGATAGGAAAATTACCTATTTGACTCCACATCATCATCACAGCTTAGACTATCTCATCGACGTGGCAAATAGGCAAGCGGGTCAACCGGTGTACTGCCCTGACGCACCTCAAAATGGAGGTGCGGGCCACTGGCTCGGCCTGTACTGCCGACCCGGGCAATCGCATCACCAGCTTTCACCCTGGCACCCTTTTTCACCAGATTACGCTGATTATGGGCATAAGCGGTAAACAGGTTGCGGCCATGCCGTACAATCACCAGTTTACCGTAACCACTCAGTCTGGAGTCGGAATAGACCACCTCACCATCAGCAGCGGCACGGACTGGTGTGCCCGCCTTGCCGGAGATATCGATGCCATCATGCATACGACTGCCGCGCCGCCCGAAGCGACTGGTCACCTTACCATTGACCGGCCAGAGCAGCTTGCCCTTACCATAACTACCGGCCTTGGCTTTATGGGTGGTTGTAGCTGGCTTACTGCTTCGCTTCACCACCTTTTTTATAACCGGCTTCTTTTTGTAACTGCGTTTGATAGCTGATGAAGGAAACTGCCGGGATCGCGGCGCGTAGCGGTCAATATAGAGCTGCTGTCCGACAAAGATTTTATAGGGCTTGCCGACATAGTTGCGTTTGGCGATGAGATGGTAATCAATGCCGAACTTTCTGCCGATGTTATAGAGGGTATCACTGGGGCGGACATAATAGACCACCGCTTTTTTATCTGCTCTGGAGACTCCGGAGCCAGTGTGGGTAGAGAAACAGCCTGCCAGCGAAAGCAGCATAAGCAGAGCGAGAACTCTGATGGCTACAGCCACAACAGGGCAAAGCCTCCGATCACTGCAACTGCAACGACCGCTGTTAACAGCTGGAAATGTTTCTCGACAAAATTACGCAGCGGCTCACCACCCCAGTGCATGATCGCCGCCTCCAGATAGAAACGGGCCGCTCGCGCCAGTATGGCGGCGATAATAAACGGTAGAAACGCAAGATTAAAAGCGCCTGCTGCAATGGTGACAATCTTAAACGGGATGGGAGAGAAACCGGCAATGACCACGAACCAGACGCCCCACTGGTTAAATTTATCCTGCACCTGATTAAAGGTATCCACCGCGTGGTAGAACTCCAGCACCGGCTGGGCAATAGCAACAAAGAGAAACATGCCGATGCCATAACCGATCACAGCACCAACCGATGAACCTGCCGTGGTAATCGCGGCATAACGGAAAGCGTGATCAGGACGACTGATCGACATCAACAGCAGCAGCACATCAGGGGGAATCGGGAATACACTGGCCTCAACCACGGCTATCACGAACAGTGCCAAACCAGCCTTGGGATGCTCTGCCCAGGCCAGTGTCCAGTCATAGAGACGCCGCAACATTGAAGGGCGTTTTTCTGTGATCACCGACTCAGCGATGACTCGACTCCTTCAAGTAGTGGAACAAAGGTACATGCATCAAAATACTCCTCGCTGTAACCATGGGCCATTTTGGTTCGTCTTACCAGTCTGTGTGCACCACCCTCACCTTCAGGCAAGAGCAGAACACCACCGGTCTTCAGCTGCGGTAACCATAACTCCGAGGCAAAGCCGCCTGCAGTGACAATAATCGCATCATAGGGCGCATAATCTTCCCAGCCCAGACGCCCATCCCCACAT includes the following:
- the gyrA gene encoding DNA gyrase subunit A gives rise to the protein MEETLNPAIPVLIEDEMKRSYLDYAMSVIVGRALPDARDGLKPVHRRILFAMQDLGCTHDKPYKKSARVVGDVIGKYHPHGDSAVYDAMVRMAQPWSMRHLLIDGQGNFGSVDGDSPAAMRYTEARMSKLAAELLADIDKNTVDFAPNYDESLKEPKVMPAKYPNLLVNGSQGIAVGMATNIPPHNLGEAINACIELVANPDVDDDELMQIMPGPDFPTGGFIYGRKGIRDAFISGRGSVTMRAKAMVEENAKTKRQALIIAELPYQVNKANLIENIAHLVRDKKLEGISDLRDESDRDGMRICIELKRNEIPEVVLNNLYKHTQLQCNFSCNLLALVDGQPKLCGVRELLLHFLDHRRQVVTRRCLFDLAKAEARAHILEGLLIALDNIDEVIKLIRASQTPAEAKEGLMARFGLSDKQSQAILDMRLHRLTGLERDKIQAEFDELQKLIDHLKAILADEKLLMAVIVEELEMVRDKYADVRRSIIMDETAELSVEDLITEEDMVVTISNEGYIKRNATSLYRAQRRGGKGKTAMTTKDEDFVAQLMVASTHDYLLFFSDRGRVFRKKVYEVPQAGRATRGKALINLLPVEKGEKISATLAIRDFEGDQYIIMATRNGVIKKTRLSEYQNIRTNGIIAIKIDDDDGLIGVTVSNGEQDVMLCASNGKAIRFSESDARPMGRSTRGVTGMRMPTGEHLISMTLVNDSASLLAVSENGYGKRTSISEYNVQKRGGQGVFTLKTGGRNGNMIAALLVTDEDQVMMMTDSGRLVRIKMDGVSVIGRNTQGVTLIGCDKKERVIGAAPVVDRGDDESEEALLEGAEDALEDALEDALEDGTVEGSVEGTEESAAGTDESGAEETGATEE
- a CDS encoding adenine phosphoribosyltransferase, with protein sequence MGEDVMSWQDCIRDVPDFPKPGIIFKDITPMLANGAAFAQVIDQMAERVGPDVDAIVGVESRGFIFGAALAFKLGLGLVTVRKPGKLPADIHSVEYELEYGVDRLEIHRDALSHGHKVVIVDDLLATGGTAAATVELVRKLGAEVDSCLFAIELGFLDGRGALDSVKVDSLISYD
- a CDS encoding RNA polymerase sigma factor RpoD/SigA, producing MAKQLSLEPMAMYMREISRYELLSPEEEVSLSVRIADGDEDARQQMIQTNLRLVVKIARRYMHRGLALGDLIEEGNIGLMRAVEKFDAAYGCRFSTYATWWIRQSVERAIMNQARTIRLPVHIAKEYNAVMNCANKLRVTLGREATEMEVAEKLQIPLAKVQSLLCSSLTTESADDMLHEEGDFTLYDITEDEDAISPSQHMEQTRRNEMLKAWMQRLTPKEREVVRLRYGLGTPDDAWTLEAIGEHMGVTRERIRQIQVAALQKLRRMVDSEHVDFEEII
- a CDS encoding peptidoglycan DD-metalloendopeptidase family protein, which encodes MAVAIRVLALLMLLSLAGCFSTHTGSGVSRADKKAVVYYVRPSDTLYNIGRKFGIDYHLIAKRNYVGKPYKIFVGQQLYIDRYAPRSRQFPSSAIKRSYKKKPVIKKVVKRSSKPATTTHKAKAGSYGKGKLLWPVNGKVTSRFGRRGSRMHDGIDISGKAGTPVRAAADGEVVYSDSRLSGYGKLVIVRHGRNLFTAYAHNQRNLVKKGARVKAGDAIARVGSTGRASGPHLHFEVRQGSTPVDPLAYLPRR
- a CDS encoding YqaA family protein → MITEKRPSMLRRLYDWTLAWAEHPKAGLALFVIAVVEASVFPIPPDVLLLLMSISRPDHAFRYAAITTAGSSVGAVIGYGIGMFLFVAIAQPVLEFYHAVDTFNQVQDKFNQWGVWFVVIAGFSPIPFKIVTIAAGAFNLAFLPFIIAAILARAARFYLEAAIMHWGGEPLRNFVEKHFQLLTAVVAVAVIGGFALLWL